TTCGACACCCATCACTTCGCCCGGAGGTCCTCCCTCACGTCAACAACGTCCGTGGGCACTACACCTAGCTGCTGTGCGCACGTGGAGTCGCGCCCGCCGACGGCGGGAGGACAGAACCGTGCTCGTGGTCGCGATCGCCCTGTTGAGGCGTGCCCCTCGATGGTCGGTGACGATCGCCGACGTTCCTGTACCGGCACGGGACCTCCAGCGTCCACGTCGTTGCATCCGCTCGATCGGCATGGGTCGAACGGGCGGAGACGTCAGCTCCTGGCCCGTACGACCGCGCCGAGCCTCACGCCGGCGCGGGCTCGCGGCGAGGCGAGAACAGGCGCAGGTGTGCCCGAGGCTCGACACCAGCACACCACCGTCGGCAGACGACGATGACCGCCGGCCCTCACGGCGGACCGATGCCGCCACCCCGGTTCCAAAGGAACCGCGTGTTCCACGTGGAACGTCGTTGGTGCGCTGTCCACCGCATCGTCCACAGATGCAGGGCCGGTGGGTTGTCCACATCACCGCGGCGTGGGTCCGCGGCGGCACCCCCCCGGCGGGTTAGCGTGCCGCGACCCACTGAGGAGAGGACGACGACGTGAGCGACCGACGGCGAGGACTGGGACGCGGGCTGGGAGCGCTGCTCCCTTCGGGGCCGGTGGTGCCCGGGGGCGACACCCGCGGTACGGCCTTCGCCACGACGTCCCCCGTCGACGTCTTCTTCCGTGAGCGCGACGGGATCGCCGCCGTGGGCCACCCGACCACCCCGCTTCCGGAGGACAGGGCGGACCGCCCGAGCGAGGACGGCGCGCCGCCGGCCTTGGAGCACCCCACGACGGGGCACGGGCAGACCGGCCAGCCGGCACCGGCGGACGACGGGTCGGACCACGAGGCGCAGCCCGCGGAGGTTCCGGCCGCCCGACGTCCGGACGTCGCGACCGAGGGCACGGACGGCGGAGCCCTGCCCGGTGACCTCGACGAGGAGCCGCGCCTCATCGGTGGGGCCTACTACGCCGAGGTCCCGCTGGACCGCATCCGGCCCAACCCGCGCCAGCCGCGCGAGGTCTTCGACGAGGAGGCGCTGGCCGAGCTCGTCGCCTCCCTCAAGGAGGTCGGTCTGCTGCAGCCGGTCGTGGTGCGACCCGTCGGCGACGGCTACGAGCTCGTCGTCGGGGAGCGCCGGTGGCGTGCTGCGCAGGAGGCGGGCTTCGAGAGCATCCCCGCCCTCGTCCGGGAAACCGGTGACCAGGACCTGCTGCGCGACGCCCTGCTGGAGAACCTGCACCGCAGCCAGCTCAACCCGCTGGAGGAGGCGGCGGCGTACGGGCAGCTCCTGGAGGACTTCGGCTGCACGCACGACGAGCTCGCCCGCCGCAT
The Vallicoccus soli genome window above contains:
- a CDS encoding ParB/RepB/Spo0J family partition protein, with the protein product MSDRRRGLGRGLGALLPSGPVVPGGDTRGTAFATTSPVDVFFRERDGIAAVGHPTTPLPEDRADRPSEDGAPPALEHPTTGHGQTGQPAPADDGSDHEAQPAEVPAARRPDVATEGTDGGALPGDLDEEPRLIGGAYYAEVPLDRIRPNPRQPREVFDEEALAELVASLKEVGLLQPVVVRPVGDGYELVVGERRWRAAQEAGFESIPALVRETGDQDLLRDALLENLHRSQLNPLEEAAAYGQLLEDFGCTHDELARRIGRSRPQISNTLRLLRLPPLVQRRVAAGVLTAGHARALLAVEDGPAQERLAQRIVAEGLSVRAVEEIAALGETGGDPVVRAPRRARAAAPGLDELAGRLADRFETRVKVDLGKSKGKIVVEFASLEDLERIVALMSPGAGLGDVQNPGQQDQQPAEPGAA